One genomic region from Granulicatella adiacens ATCC 49175 encodes:
- the gnpA gene encoding 1,3-beta-galactosyl-N-acetylhexosamine phosphorylase codes for MGKTKGRLTLPSESNFLEQTKELLERWGADAIRDSDGTKLDEATKQLDAKIYTTYFVARNHNDFIKDYMEECQQIFVMSKFWLATEETLTIPFMEGYFEDQVQPDYVHDPKKYWEVIDRTTGEVVPVERWSINQENNTVTIQGTKPFHEYTVSFLVYAIWDPTQMYNHITNNWGDVPHDIPFDVRGPHSNQFMHDYLKQWLKENPDTDVVRFTTFFYHFTLIFNNLGKEKFVDWFGYGASVSVAALEAFAKEKGYRLRAEDIVDEGYYNSTFRTPSKAYLDYIDFIQAFVAREAKKLVDEVHDAGKEAMMFLGDNWIGTEPYGPYFEQIGLDAVVGSVGGGATLRMISDIPHVKYTEGRFLPYFFPDVFREGNDPTIEANKNWLSARRAIMRNPVDRIGYGGYLSLAYKFPKFVDYIEHVTDEFREIYDIVKHTKPYTGLKVAILNAWGRLRTWQSHMVAHELPYKQIYSYLGIMEALSGASVDVSFISFDDIIHGGVPEGVDVIINAGDAGTSFSGGEVWKNETLITRIREFVYNGGGFIGVGEPTAVHHQGRFFQLGDILGVEREMGYSLSTDKYFTKELKEHFIIEDIEDVHKIDFGENIKNVYGLTSATEVLEFSNPKVSAGGVEEGIVLPANAEGKEFGEIHLAANPYGKGRGVYIAGLPYTPENTRLLMRALFYAANKESELTKWYASNPLVEVHAYPEKGVYAIVNNTNEAQSTLVYDGEGVSRAVELEPSEIRWEKIS; via the coding sequence ATGGGTAAAACAAAAGGGCGTTTAACCCTACCAAGTGAATCTAATTTTTTAGAGCAAACAAAAGAATTACTCGAGCGTTGGGGTGCCGATGCCATTCGTGATAGTGACGGGACAAAGCTTGATGAGGCAACCAAACAATTAGATGCAAAAATTTATACGACGTATTTTGTAGCACGAAATCACAATGATTTTATTAAAGATTATATGGAAGAGTGCCAACAAATCTTCGTAATGTCTAAATTTTGGTTAGCAACAGAAGAAACATTAACGATTCCATTTATGGAAGGGTACTTTGAAGATCAAGTTCAACCAGATTATGTGCATGATCCAAAAAAATATTGGGAAGTCATTGACCGTACAACAGGAGAAGTTGTTCCGGTAGAACGTTGGTCGATTAACCAAGAAAATAATACGGTTACGATTCAAGGGACAAAGCCTTTCCATGAATATACCGTGTCGTTCTTAGTGTATGCGATTTGGGATCCAACACAAATGTACAATCATATTACGAATAACTGGGGAGATGTTCCTCATGATATTCCATTTGATGTACGTGGACCGCATTCAAATCAATTTATGCATGATTATTTAAAACAATGGTTAAAAGAGAATCCGGATACAGATGTGGTTCGTTTCACAACGTTCTTCTATCATTTCACATTGATTTTCAACAACTTAGGAAAAGAAAAATTTGTGGACTGGTTCGGATATGGTGCTAGCGTTTCAGTCGCAGCGCTAGAAGCTTTTGCCAAGGAAAAAGGCTATCGCTTAAGAGCCGAAGATATTGTGGATGAAGGGTATTACAACTCAACATTCCGTACACCAAGTAAAGCGTACTTAGACTATATCGACTTCATTCAAGCATTTGTTGCCAGAGAAGCCAAAAAACTAGTCGACGAAGTACACGATGCTGGTAAAGAAGCGATGATGTTCTTAGGAGATAACTGGATTGGAACTGAACCATATGGACCATACTTCGAACAAATCGGATTAGATGCAGTGGTTGGTTCTGTCGGCGGCGGAGCAACTCTTCGTATGATTTCAGATATTCCACACGTAAAATATACAGAAGGAAGATTCTTACCATACTTCTTCCCAGATGTATTCCGTGAAGGCAATGATCCTACGATTGAAGCCAATAAAAACTGGTTATCCGCAAGACGTGCGATCATGCGTAACCCTGTAGACCGTATCGGATACGGTGGTTATTTAAGTCTTGCATACAAATTCCCTAAATTTGTCGACTACATTGAACATGTAACAGATGAATTTAGAGAAATCTACGATATCGTTAAACATACAAAACCATATACTGGTTTGAAAGTTGCTATCTTAAACGCGTGGGGACGCTTAAGAACATGGCAATCACACATGGTAGCGCATGAACTTCCATATAAACAAATTTATTCTTACCTTGGAATTATGGAAGCATTAAGTGGCGCGAGTGTGGACGTAAGCTTTATCAGCTTTGACGATATTATTCATGGTGGAGTTCCAGAGGGTGTCGATGTCATCATCAACGCGGGGGATGCCGGAACTTCATTTAGCGGTGGAGAGGTTTGGAAGAATGAGACACTCATTACACGGATTCGTGAATTCGTGTATAATGGTGGAGGATTTATCGGAGTTGGGGAACCAACAGCCGTTCATCACCAAGGAAGATTCTTCCAACTTGGAGATATTTTGGGCGTTGAAAGAGAAATGGGATATAGCCTTTCAACAGATAAATATTTTACTAAAGAATTGAAAGAGCACTTTATTATCGAAGATATTGAAGATGTTCATAAGATTGACTTTGGGGAAAATATTAAAAACGTGTATGGCTTAACGAGTGCAACAGAAGTACTTGAGTTTAGCAATCCGAAAGTGAGCGCAGGAGGCGTTGAAGAAGGAATCGTTCTTCCAGCTAATGCCGAAGGAAAAGAATTCGGGGAAATCCACCTTGCAGCGAACCCATACGGAAAAGGTCGTGGGGTTTATATCGCAGGACTTCCATACACACCAGAAAACACAAGATTATTAATGCGTGCGTTATTCTACGCAGCGAATAAAGAAAGTGAATTAACAAAATGGTATGCAAGTAATCCATTAGTCGAAGTACATGCTTATCCTGAAAAAGGAGTGTATGCGATTGTGAATAATACGAATGAAGCACAATCGACACTTGTTTATGATGGTGAAGGAGTATCTAGAGCAGTGGAACTTGAGCCAAGTGAAATTAGATGGGAGAAGATATCATGA
- a CDS encoding DUF6903 family protein — MNPKVKNWIRFVLMLVFFYVVILGHQMVGKEGVATMLVGLAGLLLLLWDYNRPYSKSMKR, encoded by the coding sequence ATGAATCCTAAAGTAAAAAATTGGATCCGCTTCGTATTGATGTTGGTATTCTTTTATGTAGTTATTTTGGGGCATCAGATGGTTGGAAAAGAAGGCGTTGCAACAATGCTTGTTGGTTTAGCTGGATTACTTCTCTTGCTATGGGATTACAATCGTCCGTACTCAAAATCGATGAAACGGTAA
- the tmk gene encoding dTMP kinase → MEGLFITMEGPDGAGKTTVINQLIPLLQKHALVDIVSTREPGGSRIAEDIRKVILDVNNTEMDERTEAILYAAGRRQHLKDRILPNLEKGNIVFCDRFVDSSLVYQGVARGIGVEEVAELNRFATDGLSPSTTLYLDVPAEVGLERIHKARGNRQFDRLDQEGLSFHTMVREGYLELLKKYPERMVSIDATQTIEEVVNECFKVLVERYPNYFTR, encoded by the coding sequence ATGGAAGGATTGTTTATTACAATGGAAGGGCCGGATGGTGCTGGGAAAACAACAGTCATCAATCAACTGATTCCTTTGTTACAAAAACATGCCTTAGTGGATATCGTTTCAACAAGAGAGCCTGGTGGAAGTCGTATCGCGGAAGATATTCGGAAAGTGATTCTGGATGTGAATAATACCGAAATGGACGAAAGAACAGAAGCCATTTTATATGCAGCAGGACGCCGTCAGCACTTAAAAGATCGTATTTTACCGAATTTGGAAAAAGGGAACATTGTATTTTGTGACCGATTTGTAGATAGTTCATTAGTATATCAAGGGGTTGCTCGTGGGATTGGAGTAGAGGAAGTAGCTGAACTGAATCGATTTGCCACAGATGGACTTTCGCCGAGTACGACACTGTATTTAGATGTGCCTGCCGAAGTTGGTTTAGAGCGAATTCATAAAGCAAGAGGCAATCGTCAGTTTGACCGATTAGATCAAGAAGGATTGAGTTTCCATACGATGGTTCGAGAAGGGTATTTAGAATTACTAAAGAAATACCCTGAAAGAATGGTTTCCATTGATGCGACTCAAACGATTGAAGAAGTGGTTAATGAGTGTTTCAAAGTATTAGTAGAACGTTACCCAAATTATTTTACAAGATAG
- a CDS encoding cyclic-di-AMP receptor, whose product MKLLIAIVQDKDAHLLGDEFAQANIRATRLSTTGGFLRAGNTTFLIGIEEERVDEALDIIKENCQSREQMTIPPVHIDSMLDSAIATPVSVRVGGATVFVLPVDSFLRF is encoded by the coding sequence ATGAAATTATTAATTGCTATTGTACAAGATAAAGATGCACATTTATTAGGAGATGAGTTCGCACAAGCTAATATTCGTGCCACTCGTTTATCAACAACTGGGGGATTCCTACGAGCAGGAAATACAACTTTCCTTATCGGTATCGAAGAAGAAAGAGTGGATGAAGCATTGGACATCATTAAAGAAAACTGCCAATCACGTGAACAAATGACAATTCCTCCTGTTCATATTGATAGCATGTTAGATAGCGCAATTGCTACACCTGTTTCTGTTCGAGTAGGTGGGGCTACGGTATTTGTTTTACCAGTAGACTCATTCTTACGTTTCTAA
- the holB gene encoding DNA polymerase III subunit delta': protein MKKKQEAFIRTIDNLQFSHAYLFEGAKGIGKAEMAKEIAKILNCTNRSVGEGACQVCEHCLRIEHGNFPDYIVVEPEGTTIKVNQIRALKSQLTKTAMESSAIICVIHAVDTLTPGAANSLLKFLEEPTGNIHFILLTEQLSKVLITIQSRCQIIRFQSNQEDTVNGLLKEKGASNVTAQLVSQLTNSADQALLLLESESFGQIRQESWNWFVRIFTNRAMAFITIQSQVLPLLVSKVESEQFLTLLQLYIRDALLCAQGLEGQLIQSDKIATVKTIAGKLSVKQWIQEHEKMTKALSKIQSNVGVQAVLEQWVLQIPK, encoded by the coding sequence ATGAAAAAGAAGCAAGAAGCATTTATTCGTACCATTGATAATTTGCAATTCAGCCATGCCTATTTGTTCGAAGGAGCAAAAGGGATTGGAAAAGCAGAAATGGCGAAAGAAATTGCTAAAATACTAAACTGTACGAATCGAAGCGTTGGAGAAGGTGCTTGTCAGGTTTGCGAACATTGTCTGCGAATTGAGCATGGAAACTTTCCCGATTATATCGTTGTGGAGCCAGAAGGAACGACGATTAAAGTAAATCAAATCCGTGCCTTAAAGTCACAATTAACCAAAACAGCAATGGAATCGAGTGCAATTATTTGTGTGATTCATGCGGTAGATACATTGACTCCAGGTGCTGCCAATAGTTTACTAAAATTTTTAGAAGAACCGACAGGAAACATTCACTTTATTTTATTGACGGAGCAATTGAGCAAAGTGCTCATTACCATTCAATCTCGTTGTCAAATTATCAGGTTTCAATCGAATCAAGAGGACACAGTGAATGGCCTTTTAAAGGAAAAAGGGGCCTCTAATGTGACCGCTCAATTAGTATCACAGTTAACTAATAGTGCCGATCAAGCCCTATTATTACTTGAAAGTGAAAGCTTTGGACAAATCCGTCAAGAAAGTTGGAATTGGTTTGTTCGTATCTTTACGAATCGAGCGATGGCTTTTATTACGATTCAATCACAAGTTCTTCCGCTGTTAGTTTCTAAAGTGGAAAGTGAGCAATTTTTAACGTTATTGCAACTCTATATACGTGATGCACTTCTTTGTGCGCAAGGGCTAGAAGGGCAACTGATTCAAAGTGATAAGATAGCAACCGTAAAAACCATTGCTGGAAAACTGAGTGTGAAGCAATGGATTCAAGAACATGAAAAAATGACAAAGGCTCTCTCCAAAATACAATCAAATGTAGGAGTTCAGGCCGTATTAGAACAATGGGTTTTACAAATCCCAAAATGA
- a CDS encoding DNA replication initiation control protein YabA — MPNRQLYDRIEKLTKQTLLQLHELEQISLELQKVIEENHNLIMENHHLKDRLDAMNSSTHISNQVVEKKERSQSVINLENIYNQGFHICNLYYGKRRENDENCMFCTEILFGEH, encoded by the coding sequence ATGCCAAATAGACAGTTATATGATCGAATTGAGAAATTAACGAAACAAACATTATTGCAACTGCATGAGTTAGAGCAGATTTCTTTGGAATTACAAAAGGTCATAGAAGAAAATCATAATTTGATTATGGAAAATCACCACTTGAAAGATCGCTTGGATGCGATGAATTCAAGCACGCACATCTCGAATCAAGTCGTTGAGAAAAAAGAACGTAGTCAATCTGTGATTAATTTAGAGAATATTTATAATCAAGGGTTCCATATTTGTAATTTATATTATGGAAAACGTAGAGAAAATGACGAGAATTGCATGTTTTGCACCGAAATCTTATTTGGTGAACATTAA
- a CDS encoding arylsulfatase has product MVRQDKKPNVILIVVDQMRSDALSINREDDLVVTPTLDMMASMGYNFENAYSPVPSCVPARAALLTGMDQASNGRVGYEDEVPWNYTNTLPQTFKDLGYQTECIGKMHVYPSRKRLGFDHVLLHDGYLHVDRKYNKAYGETFEHSSDYLDWIKKELGSDADIIDDGANCNSWDVRPFDWPEKYHPTNWIVSESIRFLKRRDPSVPFFLKMSFEKPHAPLNPPQYFFDLYMQKLDENLDLHIGNWEKLEEKIPSLYAKRGKIPKDAQKRMIAAYYALITHIDNQLSRFLTAVEEFDLLENTIFWFVSDHGDQLGEHYLFRKGYPYQGSIKIPAFIFDPGNLIAGTKKSVKQLIKIQDVFPSLVELATGNTVQTDGKSVRQLLFGEFAGWRNEFHGEHSLGVDSSQYILTDEWKFIWFPVTNEFQLFHMTEDPNEKWNLIAEEKYTSLIHEFKVKLARYLEGREEGFVQEGKLCPVPLEKIVSTLKGGE; this is encoded by the coding sequence ATGGTAAGACAAGATAAAAAACCAAATGTCATCTTAATTGTCGTGGACCAAATGCGTTCCGATGCATTGTCGATAAACCGCGAAGATGATTTAGTGGTTACACCAACATTAGATATGATGGCTAGTATGGGCTATAACTTTGAAAATGCGTATTCTCCCGTACCAAGTTGCGTACCGGCAAGAGCAGCCCTTTTAACAGGGATGGATCAAGCTTCGAATGGTCGTGTAGGCTATGAGGATGAAGTTCCTTGGAACTATACGAACACCCTTCCTCAAACCTTTAAAGATTTAGGGTATCAAACGGAATGTATCGGGAAAATGCATGTGTATCCAAGTCGTAAACGATTAGGATTTGATCATGTTCTCTTACATGATGGGTATTTACATGTCGACCGTAAGTACAATAAAGCGTATGGAGAAACATTTGAACATTCGAGTGATTATTTAGACTGGATAAAAAAAGAACTTGGAAGCGATGCGGATATCATTGATGATGGAGCAAACTGTAATTCTTGGGATGTTCGTCCATTTGATTGGCCAGAAAAATATCATCCAACGAATTGGATTGTTAGCGAGAGTATTCGCTTCTTGAAGAGACGTGACCCAAGCGTTCCGTTTTTCTTGAAGATGTCGTTTGAGAAACCTCATGCGCCGTTAAATCCTCCTCAATACTTCTTTGATTTATATATGCAAAAGCTAGATGAAAATCTAGATTTACATATCGGAAACTGGGAAAAATTGGAAGAAAAAATTCCAAGTCTCTATGCGAAACGTGGCAAAATTCCTAAAGATGCTCAAAAGCGAATGATTGCTGCATATTATGCGTTAATCACCCATATCGATAATCAATTAAGTCGCTTCCTAACAGCTGTGGAAGAGTTTGATTTATTAGAAAATACGATTTTTTGGTTTGTGAGTGACCACGGGGATCAATTAGGGGAACATTATTTATTTAGAAAAGGATATCCATACCAAGGAAGCATTAAAATTCCAGCATTCATTTTCGACCCAGGTAACTTAATCGCTGGGACTAAGAAGAGTGTTAAACAACTCATCAAGATTCAGGACGTATTCCCTTCACTTGTCGAGTTGGCAACAGGCAATACCGTACAAACCGATGGAAAGAGTGTACGTCAATTATTATTTGGTGAATTTGCAGGATGGCGAAACGAATTCCACGGTGAACATAGCCTAGGCGTTGATTCAAGCCAATATATTTTGACCGATGAATGGAAATTTATCTGGTTCCCTGTGACAAACGAGTTCCAATTATTCCATATGACGGAAGATCCAAATGAAAAATGGAATCTGATTGCAGAAGAAAAATATACTTCATTGATTCACGAATTTAAAGTGAAACTCGCTCGTTATTTGGAAGGACGAGAAGAGGGATTCGTTCAAGAGGGCAAACTTTGCCCAGTTCCATTAGAGAAAATTGTGTCTACATTAAAAGGAGGAGAGTAG
- a CDS encoding formylglycine-generating enzyme family protein — MNYIPLKAGTFQMGDTENRGFIEDHESPCVIKEVQAFEVAETTVTNEEFKRFVDETGYQTTAELIGDSYVFHLLVSPEKRENYSHVSGSPWWLLVPGACWKHPFGPESSIENLLDHPVVHVSLKDALAYCEWAGAGLPTETQWEYAARGGTSTQYPWGEELEQDGIYHANTWQGEFPNQNSELDGFLGTAPVKSFEPNGYGLYQMIGNVWEWCINHRGIPFEDIEANAKAPLNLEVEYAIRGGSFLCHCSYCNRYRVAARNGSPWNSTASHLGFRCIRPLGGQ; from the coding sequence ATGAACTATATTCCTTTAAAAGCAGGCACTTTCCAAATGGGGGATACTGAAAATAGAGGATTTATTGAAGATCACGAATCTCCTTGCGTGATAAAAGAAGTTCAAGCATTTGAAGTGGCTGAGACCACTGTAACAAATGAAGAGTTCAAACGATTTGTCGATGAGACAGGCTATCAAACAACAGCAGAACTTATCGGGGATTCTTACGTATTTCATTTGCTTGTCTCTCCAGAGAAAAGAGAAAACTATTCTCATGTATCGGGTTCTCCATGGTGGCTGTTGGTTCCTGGGGCTTGTTGGAAGCATCCTTTTGGACCAGAGTCATCGATTGAAAATCTATTAGATCATCCAGTTGTTCATGTATCTCTTAAAGATGCGTTGGCTTATTGCGAGTGGGCTGGAGCTGGGCTTCCAACCGAAACGCAGTGGGAATATGCGGCGCGTGGTGGAACGTCCACTCAGTATCCATGGGGAGAAGAACTTGAACAAGATGGAATATACCATGCAAATACTTGGCAAGGAGAGTTTCCAAATCAAAATAGTGAATTAGATGGCTTTTTAGGAACGGCTCCTGTAAAGAGTTTTGAACCTAATGGATACGGCTTATATCAAATGATTGGGAATGTATGGGAGTGGTGCATAAACCATCGCGGGATTCCTTTTGAAGATATCGAGGCAAATGCCAAAGCTCCTCTAAATCTTGAGGTAGAGTATGCCATTCGAGGTGGCTCGTTCTTATGTCATTGTTCTTATTGCAATCGATACCGTGTTGCAGCAAGAAATGGTTCTCCTTGGAATTCTACAGCGAGTCATTTAGGATTTAGATGTATTCGACCGCTCGGAGGGCAATAA
- a CDS encoding sulfite exporter TauE/SafE family protein: MQLIIYSIIVLCATMIGAITGLGGGIIIKPAFDVVGMDTTSMISVYSTVAVFTMCLVSIYKRSKLGFQVDKHIVFGLAFGSIIGGKIGDIVFLQAVEMMGNQFVSITQSIILFVLLGGIILFTLNKEKIQTLTVSNLIAIITIGLCVGIISVYLGIGGGPLNIALMVYFFSMKAKEAAAYSIVMIFFAQMMKMTTVIYEFENYQSVSFIILAIAIFAVLGGWIGTKIQARLTHETVERLYLGLMMVLLIMTAFNVFKFIVI; the protein is encoded by the coding sequence ATGCAACTCATTATTTATAGCATCATTGTTTTATGTGCCACAATGATTGGAGCCATAACCGGATTAGGCGGTGGGATTATCATCAAACCTGCCTTTGATGTTGTGGGAATGGACACGACGAGTATGATTAGCGTGTATTCTACGGTTGCGGTCTTTACAATGTGCTTAGTCTCTATTTACAAGAGAAGTAAATTAGGTTTTCAAGTGGATAAACACATTGTATTTGGACTGGCATTCGGCTCCATTATCGGTGGGAAAATAGGAGATATTGTCTTTCTCCAAGCTGTTGAAATGATGGGGAATCAATTTGTCAGCATCACTCAATCCATCATTTTGTTTGTGTTATTAGGAGGGATTATTTTATTCACTCTGAACAAAGAGAAGATTCAAACATTAACGGTTTCGAATCTAATAGCCATTATCACTATTGGTCTATGCGTTGGAATCATTTCTGTCTATTTAGGAATCGGAGGGGGACCACTCAATATTGCTTTAATGGTATACTTCTTCTCCATGAAAGCAAAAGAAGCTGCGGCCTATTCAATTGTGATGATTTTCTTTGCACAAATGATGAAGATGACAACAGTGATTTATGAATTCGAAAACTATCAGTCTGTCTCCTTCATCATTCTAGCAATTGCGATATTTGCTGTGCTAGGTGGTTGGATTGGAACGAAAATTCAAGCCAGATTAACCCATGAAACGGTTGAAAGACTTTATTTAGGACTAATGATGGTTCTTCTTATCATGACGGCTTTCAATGTATTTAAATTTATCGTAATATAA
- the rsmI gene encoding 16S rRNA (cytidine(1402)-2'-O)-methyltransferase yields MRQKSYRTEGIGKLFLVPTPIGNLEDMTFRAVNTLRDVDLILAEDTRHTQKLLNHFEIETPQKSFHEHNTQERIPQVIEWLQEGKKIAQVSDAGTPSISDPGFELVQACVEASISVIPLPGANAGITALIASGLVPQPFYFYGFLPRKKKEKNETLEQLRTHSETVILYESPFRLKDTFLAIQTVYGESQPVVLCRELTKSYEEFIRGTASDLVLLLQEEELKGECCILIGHKNPQEVTTALSGGTEENTPDTSLSITQQVEWFIEHQQLSQKEAIKAVAKHLGLKKQDVYKEVHSQ; encoded by the coding sequence ATGAGACAAAAGAGTTATCGGACTGAAGGAATTGGCAAACTTTTCCTTGTCCCTACTCCCATTGGAAACTTAGAAGATATGACATTCCGCGCTGTGAATACTCTACGAGATGTGGATTTAATTCTAGCCGAAGATACACGTCATACACAAAAATTACTCAACCACTTTGAAATTGAAACTCCGCAAAAGAGTTTTCATGAACATAATACGCAGGAACGCATCCCTCAAGTGATTGAGTGGCTCCAAGAAGGAAAAAAGATTGCACAAGTGAGCGATGCAGGAACCCCTTCAATCAGCGACCCTGGATTTGAACTGGTTCAAGCCTGTGTCGAAGCCTCTATTTCTGTCATCCCCCTTCCAGGAGCAAATGCTGGGATTACGGCTTTGATTGCCAGTGGACTCGTTCCACAGCCTTTTTACTTCTATGGATTCTTACCACGAAAGAAAAAAGAAAAAAATGAAACATTAGAACAGTTACGCACTCATAGCGAAACCGTCATCTTATACGAATCACCGTTTAGACTAAAAGATACGTTTTTGGCCATTCAAACTGTATACGGAGAAAGTCAACCCGTCGTTCTCTGTCGAGAGTTAACCAAAAGTTATGAAGAGTTCATTAGAGGTACTGCTTCTGACCTTGTTCTTTTACTCCAGGAAGAAGAACTGAAAGGCGAATGTTGTATTTTGATTGGTCATAAAAATCCTCAAGAAGTGACAACAGCACTATCTGGAGGTACTGAAGAGAACACACCAGACACTTCTCTTTCGATTACTCAACAAGTGGAATGGTTTATAGAGCACCAACAGTTATCACAAAAAGAAGCCATCAAAGCGGTCGCAAAACATCTTGGCCTCAAAAAACAAGACGTGTATAAGGAAGTTCATTCTCAGTAG
- a CDS encoding GIY-YIG nuclease family protein gives MSQFYMYVLLCKDQTFYTGYTVDLEKRIATHNAGKGAKYTRMRTPVTLLYAKEFATKQEAMKAEAAFKKFSRPKKEIFLQTIGASVTRPVIIYLEGDKQDETKELSD, from the coding sequence ATGAGTCAATTCTATATGTATGTTCTACTCTGCAAGGATCAAACCTTTTACACCGGTTATACCGTTGATTTAGAAAAAAGAATCGCAACGCATAATGCTGGTAAAGGTGCCAAATATACAAGGATGAGAACCCCCGTCACACTGCTCTATGCTAAAGAATTCGCCACAAAACAAGAAGCGATGAAGGCAGAAGCAGCGTTCAAAAAGTTCTCTCGCCCCAAAAAAGAAATATTTCTACAAACGATTGGCGCAAGTGTCACTCGTCCAGTGATTATCTATTTAGAAGGAGACAAGCAAGATGAGACAAAAGAGTTATCGGACTGA
- a CDS encoding tRNA1(Val) (adenine(37)-N6)-methyltransferase, with protein sequence MIKKTVTLKSHERLDRLEKENIDIIQSREVFSFSLDAVLLADFATIAERRKANIVDLCSGNGAVAFLLSHKTTNPITAVEIQEQLYDMAMRTTQLNGLEDRITFIHQDIRNLKGIIPKDSVDFITCNPPYFKVKETNLTNLKEAYTIARHEVHLPLEDLLSTISGLLKMKGKAYLVHRPDRLSDILTEARQHRLEAKRVQFVYPKEGKESNIVLIELMKDGLPGGLKVLPPITVFNEQQEYTEKIRSILWGDKA encoded by the coding sequence TTGATAAAGAAGACCGTTACATTAAAATCGCATGAACGACTTGATCGACTCGAGAAAGAAAATATCGATATTATCCAAAGTCGCGAAGTGTTCTCTTTTTCTTTGGATGCCGTCCTTCTAGCGGATTTTGCAACTATCGCAGAGCGTAGAAAAGCGAACATCGTCGACCTCTGCTCAGGTAATGGAGCAGTAGCATTTCTACTTAGTCATAAAACCACTAATCCTATTACCGCTGTTGAAATTCAAGAACAACTCTATGATATGGCGATGCGCACCACTCAACTAAACGGTTTAGAAGACCGCATTACTTTTATTCATCAGGACATTCGAAATTTAAAAGGCATCATCCCTAAAGATTCGGTCGATTTCATCACTTGCAATCCACCTTATTTCAAGGTAAAAGAAACCAATCTGACAAATCTCAAGGAGGCCTATACGATTGCTCGTCATGAAGTGCACCTTCCACTAGAAGATCTACTTTCAACTATTTCTGGGCTTTTGAAGATGAAAGGAAAAGCCTATCTTGTTCATAGACCGGATCGATTGAGTGATATCTTAACAGAAGCACGACAACACAGACTGGAAGCTAAACGAGTCCAATTTGTATACCCAAAAGAAGGAAAAGAAAGCAATATTGTCCTTATTGAATTAATGAAGGACGGCCTTCCTGGTGGACTCAAAGTGTTGCCACCGATTACTGTTTTCAATGAGCAACAAGAATATACTGAAAAAATCAGAAGTATCCTCTGGGGGGACAAAGCATGA